In Chryseobacterium shigense, the following proteins share a genomic window:
- a CDS encoding DUF2199 domain-containing protein, translating into MKYICKCCGKEMEDWPAIAYNAPSIYHQLTDEELESAELSSDLCIIKYPDETNYFIRAVLVQEVTDNCQDLEYGVWVSLSEKSFNDYAENYDNKEYETGYFGWLSNYFPDYDFEESIPANVIVNNKTGRPFIYPHDSFEHPFVHDFYNGISLEDAEERINRVLNQN; encoded by the coding sequence ATGAAATACATCTGCAAATGCTGCGGAAAGGAAATGGAAGACTGGCCCGCAATAGCATATAATGCCCCTTCAATTTATCATCAATTAACAGATGAAGAATTAGAAAGCGCTGAGCTCTCTTCGGACTTATGCATTATAAAATATCCTGATGAAACCAATTATTTTATCCGGGCTGTGCTGGTACAGGAAGTTACTGATAACTGTCAGGATCTTGAATATGGAGTTTGGGTTTCTTTAAGTGAAAAAAGCTTTAACGATTATGCTGAAAATTATGACAATAAAGAGTATGAAACAGGATATTTCGGTTGGCTATCCAATTATTTCCCGGATTATGATTTTGAAGAAAGTATTCCTGCCAATGTAATTGTTAATAACAAGACAGGAAGGCCTTTTATCTATCCTCATGACAGTTTTGAGCATCCTTTTGTTCATGATTTCTACAATGGAATTTCACTGGAAGATGCAGAGGAAAGGATCAACAGGGTTTTAAATCAGAATTAA
- a CDS encoding NAD(P)H-dependent oxidoreductase, which translates to MKTLIIVIHPDIEKSVINKRWMEELKKYPEKYTVHALYQAYPDGKIDVEKEQQLLESYDKIVFQFPFYWFSSPPLLKKWFDEVLLYGWAYGSKSGYKLGGKKMTLAVTAGIDEEGYSASGKYKYTMNELFRPYELTFDYIRADYKEPFVYYGIENDPSEEWVGKSVPMYLEFLDTL; encoded by the coding sequence ATGAAAACATTAATCATAGTTATTCACCCCGATATCGAAAAATCGGTAATCAATAAAAGATGGATGGAAGAGCTGAAAAAATATCCTGAAAAGTATACCGTCCATGCATTGTACCAAGCATATCCGGACGGGAAAATAGATGTAGAGAAAGAGCAGCAGCTTTTGGAAAGTTATGATAAAATTGTTTTCCAGTTTCCGTTTTACTGGTTCAGCAGTCCGCCTCTTTTGAAAAAATGGTTTGATGAGGTGCTTCTTTACGGTTGGGCTTACGGAAGCAAAAGCGGCTATAAACTGGGAGGAAAGAAGATGACGCTGGCTGTTACGGCAGGTATTGACGAAGAAGGTTACAGCGCATCCGGAAAATATAAATATACCATGAATGAGCTTTTCCGGCCTTATGAACTGACTTTTGATTATATCAGGGCAGATTATAAAGAACCTTTCGTCTATTACGGAATTGAAAATGATCCTTCAGAAGAATGGGTGGGGAAAAGTGTGCCGATGTATCTGGAGTTTTTGGATACTCTGTAA
- a CDS encoding winged helix-turn-helix transcriptional regulator: protein MTKIKETSTNFANKKALADECPEIYASNTIGGQWALAICCYLINGKLRFGELKKRLNNITERMLTLQLRRLEADRIITRTVYAEVPPRVEYELTEIGYKLKPIILEFEKWGKEHKEIMKNADSVSNMKNADSVSKL, encoded by the coding sequence ATGACTAAAATAAAGGAAACATCAACCAATTTTGCCAATAAAAAAGCTCTTGCCGACGAATGTCCGGAAATTTATGCATCCAATACAATTGGCGGACAATGGGCGCTTGCGATCTGCTGTTACCTGATCAATGGTAAACTGAGATTTGGTGAACTGAAAAAACGCCTGAACAATATCACAGAAAGAATGCTCACCTTACAGCTCCGCAGGCTGGAAGCAGACAGAATTATCACCAGAACGGTTTACGCTGAAGTTCCGCCACGCGTGGAATACGAACTTACTGAAATCGGTTATAAACTGAAGCCCATTATTTTAGAATTTGAAAAATGGGGCAAAGAGCATAAGGAAATTATGAAAAATGCAGATTCTGTTTCTAATATGAAAAATGCAGATTCTGTTTCTAAGCTATAG
- a CDS encoding vWA domain-containing protein gives MKYSLILLSVIFLSGCSKTENKSVQKNELPPQNIALVIDRSISMYSIDFKPNRSGAVLNVLKKVISSKKDNQAFSIVVFAGNSYLICPLTKNKQELLTALDKTAKQITHIGPLKFGTSFSHALLNALYSLKGHKGQNSILFFSDGNTTIDSYPINIPIDEAVTNNIPINSIVITPKDFAISPTTMDLNYKMGFEKVKAIPVDTVKAKQIPAKTGGIFKIFYTQKDFDQFDLKNIIDHTNYQLPAKKNPSQTDPKKLIMIYSEIEKKNDSIAKLYQ, from the coding sequence ATGAAATACTCTTTAATCCTGCTTTCTGTAATTTTCCTGTCAGGATGCAGTAAAACCGAAAATAAATCCGTTCAGAAAAACGAACTTCCTCCACAGAATATTGCTTTGGTAATAGACAGATCAATATCTATGTACTCCATAGATTTTAAACCAAACAGGTCAGGAGCCGTTCTGAATGTTCTAAAAAAAGTAATTTCTTCCAAAAAAGATAATCAGGCTTTTTCCATCGTGGTTTTTGCAGGTAACTCCTACCTGATCTGTCCATTGACAAAAAATAAGCAGGAATTACTCACAGCTCTTGATAAAACGGCCAAACAGATAACGCATATAGGACCACTGAAATTCGGCACCAGTTTTTCACATGCATTACTGAACGCATTATACTCCTTAAAAGGTCATAAGGGACAAAATTCAATTCTTTTCTTTTCAGACGGAAATACTACTATAGATTCCTATCCTATCAATATACCTATAGATGAGGCCGTCACCAATAATATTCCTATTAACTCCATTGTAATTACTCCGAAAGACTTCGCAATTTCACCCACAACAATGGATTTAAACTATAAAATGGGATTCGAAAAAGTAAAGGCAATACCTGTTGATACCGTTAAAGCCAAACAAATACCTGCTAAAACAGGTGGGATTTTTAAAATTTTTTATACTCAGAAAGATTTTGATCAATTTGATTTAAAAAATATCATCGATCATACAAATTATCAATTGCCGGCAAAGAAAAATCCCTCCCAAACAGATCCTAAAAAGTTAATAATGATCTATTCAGAAATTGAAAAGAAGAATGACAGTATTGCAAAACTTTATCAATAA
- a CDS encoding DNA-3-methyladenine glycosylase I, whose protein sequence is MSYCSAIEGMKPENKKELHKNYHDNHYGFPIHDDNELFGRLILEINQAGLSWETVLKKEESFRKAYSNFDIQAIAAYTEEDRERLLNDPGIIRNRLKVNAAIENAKTITELQKEFGSFEKWLEHHHPKTLQEWMKLFKKTFKFTGGEIVNEFLMSTGYLKGAHAENCPVYQHVLEQKPLWIE, encoded by the coding sequence ATGAGTTATTGTTCAGCAATAGAAGGGATGAAGCCGGAAAACAAAAAGGAGCTTCATAAAAACTATCACGACAACCATTACGGATTTCCGATTCATGATGATAATGAACTTTTCGGAAGGCTGATCCTGGAAATCAACCAGGCGGGACTGAGCTGGGAAACGGTATTAAAAAAGGAAGAAAGTTTCAGGAAAGCATACAGCAATTTTGATATTCAGGCCATTGCAGCTTATACGGAAGAAGACCGTGAAAGATTACTGAATGACCCCGGAATCATCCGGAACCGCCTGAAAGTAAATGCTGCCATTGAAAACGCTAAAACCATTACAGAACTTCAGAAAGAATTCGGCTCATTTGAAAAATGGCTGGAGCATCATCATCCGAAAACCCTTCAGGAATGGATGAAGCTTTTCAAAAAGACCTTTAAATTCACAGGCGGCGAAATTGTCAATGAATTTTTAATGAGTACCGGATATCTGAAGGGAGCTCATGCTGAAAATTGTCCTGTTTATCAACATGTGCTGGAGCAGAAACCACTTTGGATAGAGTAG
- a CDS encoding MazG-like protein yields the protein MDQNNFDEIIKRSLAIREEYHQLEKQHHGTEWSLEEDTLAYLTDAGLVGRDIMSHQKRWLKKDSEAELQYKLGENIWWLIVLADRTGIDIKEALEQFLTKTENLFK from the coding sequence ATGGATCAAAATAATTTTGACGAAATCATAAAACGCTCTCTGGCGATCAGAGAAGAATATCATCAGCTGGAAAAACAGCATCACGGCACGGAATGGTCGCTGGAGGAGGATACACTTGCATATCTTACGGATGCAGGATTAGTGGGAAGGGATATCATGTCGCACCAAAAGAGATGGCTGAAAAAAGATTCTGAAGCAGAACTGCAGTATAAGCTTGGGGAGAATATCTGGTGGCTGATTGTATTGGCAGACCGTACCGGTATTGATATTAAAGAAGCATTGGAACAATTTTTAACCAAAACAGAGAATTTATTTAAATGA